Genomic window (Planococcus sp. MSAK28401):
TGTAATATTTACACCTTCATGGCTACTCGATTCTGCAATATAAGCAGATTCAATTGAAATAATGGTCAATAAGCAGCTGAATGTGGCAATGACCAAGCTTGTCTTCAACCCAACAGGCTTCCTCTTTAATTCCCTTTCCAACCCTATAACTAAACTTAAAACGGCAGCAATCGCTAATTTCATAAATGTTTCGAATGAAGAAATTTCGAGTGTGCTGAAAAATTCCAAAATCACGACCTCCATTTCACTTTGCGGTTGAATGTGGAGCCGGCAAATGGCAAACTGAAAAGTGATGTCAAAATCTGATGCAGCAAGAGGTGCCTAATGGAAAAACCAACGATTCATCCTTATATACCCATTCTGATCGGAGTTATCTCAGTTGCTATGTCTGCAATCTTTGTTAAAATGACCACAGCAGATGCGGGTGTTACTGCCTTTTACCGGATGTTATTTTCTATTCTATTAATGTCCCCGGTATTCCTCTATAGCTATCTGCCTGAAGTAAAGAAACTAAATAGAAGAGACTGGTCTTTTTCAGCAATTGCCGGTATCTTTTTGGCTTTCCATTTTATCCTCTGGTTTGAGTCACTTAACTATACTTCTGTAGCGAGTTCTACTGTTTTAGTAACATTGCAGCCTCTTTTTGCATTTGCTGGCACATATTTTTTCTTTAAAGAGCACCTCTCTGCAAAAACCTTAATCTCTGGGGCAGTTGCCATCACAGGAAGTATTGTAATTGCTTATGGAGACTTTCAGGTAAGTGGAAGTGCTTTATTTGGTGACATATTGGCGCTCATCGCTTGTGCATTGATTACTGCTTATTTATTATTTGGTCAAGATGTGCGGAAGCGATTGTCTTTAGTGACATATACATTTATTGTTTACAGTTTTAGTACAGTAACGCTATTTTTCTATATTATTGCTAAAGGAGAGACGTTTGGTCCTTATCCAAAGGAAGAGTGGATGTGGTTTCTTCTATTAGCTCTTATCCCAAATCTCCTTGGGCATACTTTATTTAATTGGGCAGTGAAGTGGGTGAGCACAAACGTAATTTCTATCGCTATCCTGTTTGAGCCAGTAGGTGCAGCAATCCTGGCATATTTTATACTCGGAGAACTGGTTAGTAAATCACAAATTATTGGTGGAAGTATTGTAATCGCAGGGTTATTATTTTTTGTAACTGATTATAAAAGAATTAGAAAAATCTTTTTTCGGGAAACTGCTTGATTTTTTTTATCAGGCAGTTTATAGTAATAAATGTCCTCGAAACAAGCTGTTAAAAATATTTCGAAATAGTATTGACAACACGTTTTAAAAAGGATATAGTAATCAAGTCGCCGAAACAAGGCGCACAACATGAACCTTGAAAACTGAACAGCAAAACGTCAATAATACAGCCGCGAGTGATCGCGGCAAACGTACTGATCAGCGTATGCAGATCAAAGCGAATCGCGCGTCTTTTAGACGGCGATACGCCAGCAACTATTGAGCAATCAATACTACTCTATAATGGAGAGTTTGATCCTGGCTCAGGACGAACGCTGGCGGCGTGCCTAATACATGCAAGTCGAGCGGAGATAGTGGAGCTTGCTCCATTATCTTAGCGGCGGACGGGTGAGTAACACGTGGGCAACCTGCCCTGCAGATCGGGATAACTCCGGGAAACCGGTGCTAATACCGAATAGTTTGCGGCCTCTCATGAGGCCACACGGAAAGACGGTTTCGGCTGTCACTGCAGGATGGGCCCGCGGCGCATTAGCTAGTTGGTGAGGTAACGGCTCACCAAGGCCACGATGCGTAGCCGACCTGAGAGGGTGATCGGCCACACTGGGACTGAGACACGGCCCAGACTCCTACGGGAGGCAGCAGTAGGGAATCTTCCGCAATGGACGAAAGTCTGACGGAGCAACGCCGCGTGAGTGAAGAAGGTTTTCGGATCGTAAAACTCTGTTGTGAGGGAAGAACAAGTACCAACTAACTACTGGTACCTTGACGGTACCTCACCAGAAAGCCACGGCTAACTACGTGCCAGCAGCCGCGGTAATACGTAGGTGGCAAGCGTTGTCCGGAATTATTGGGCGTAAAGCGCGCGCAGGCGGTCCTTTAAGTCTGATGTGAAAGCCCACGGCTCAACCG
Coding sequences:
- a CDS encoding DMT family transporter, with protein sequence MEKPTIHPYIPILIGVISVAMSAIFVKMTTADAGVTAFYRMLFSILLMSPVFLYSYLPEVKKLNRRDWSFSAIAGIFLAFHFILWFESLNYTSVASSTVLVTLQPLFAFAGTYFFFKEHLSAKTLISGAVAITGSIVIAYGDFQVSGSALFGDILALIACALITAYLLFGQDVRKRLSLVTYTFIVYSFSTVTLFFYIIAKGETFGPYPKEEWMWFLLLALIPNLLGHTLFNWAVKWVSTNVISIAILFEPVGAAILAYFILGELVSKSQIIGGSIVIAGLLFFVTDYKRIRKIFFRETA